A part of Aegilops tauschii subsp. strangulata cultivar AL8/78 chromosome 2, Aet v6.0, whole genome shotgun sequence genomic DNA contains:
- the LOC109765852 gene encoding uncharacterized protein isoform X1: protein MGKLQKVSHQDVPLMSSFESADSIREPFVPNDFAEDGSYPMSTKGKSLKRKLSSVRRRNVESLNVFFIEVFIVILFMVCMLGVFFCCTFFGWCSFSFHFVECLQNSTEAEGWRGVSLPFPCVAS, encoded by the exons ATGGGAAAGCTTCAGAAAGTCTCTCACCAGGATGTTCCGTTAATGTCATCTTTTGAGAGTGCAGATTCTATTCGTGAACCATTCGTGCCTAATGACTTTGCGGAAGATGGATCATATCCAATGTCTACG AAAGGAAAATCACTGAAGAGGAAGTTATCATCTGTTCGTAGAAGAAATGTG GAATCTCTCAATGTCTTCTTCATCGAGGTATTCATTGTCATCTTGTTCAT GGTCTGCATGCTAGGGGTTTTCTTCTGTTGCACCTTCTTCGGTTGGTGCAGTTTCAGTTTCCATTTCGTCGAATGTCTGCAGAATAGTACTGAAGCT GAGGGGTGGAGAGGGGTTTCCCTTCCTTTTCCGTGCGTAGCAAGTTGA
- the LOC109765852 gene encoding uncharacterized protein isoform X2: MGKLQKVSHQDVPLMSSFESADSIREPFVPNDFAEDGSYPMSTKGKSLKRKLSSVRRRNVESLNVFFIEVFIVILFMRGGEGFPFLFRA, translated from the exons ATGGGAAAGCTTCAGAAAGTCTCTCACCAGGATGTTCCGTTAATGTCATCTTTTGAGAGTGCAGATTCTATTCGTGAACCATTCGTGCCTAATGACTTTGCGGAAGATGGATCATATCCAATGTCTACG AAAGGAAAATCACTGAAGAGGAAGTTATCATCTGTTCGTAGAAGAAATGTG GAATCTCTCAATGTCTTCTTCATCGAGGTATTCATTGTCATCTTGTTCAT GAGGGGTGGAGAGGGGTTTCCCTTCCTTTTCCGTGCGTAG